CTGGGCACGCCGCGGGTGCTGCAGTTCCGCTACCAGGTGCTGGGCATCCTGGTCGGCGCGGTGCTGGCGGTCGCGTTCGCGCGCCTGTTCATGGCGGCCTACCCGGTGCTGCTGCAGGACCAGACGCTGATGCGGGCCGGCCAGCAGCCGCCCGAGTGGGGCTCGGCGATGACGTACAAGTTCGTCGGCGTGCTGCGCAGCCTCACCGACGACCAGCCGCACCAGCGGCGCGCGATCGCCATCGGCATCGGCATCGGCTTCGCCATCGAGGTCGCACGCAAGTGGCTGCGTTCCCGCTCCCGCTACCGGCAGGCACTCGCGACGGCGCGCGGGCGCCGGCTCGACTTCGTCGTCGACGCGGTGCTGCTGCCCTCGCCCTATGCGCTGTCGTTCGGCGGCTTCGTCAACCTGCCCACCGCGCTGTGGCTGGGCGGCGGCGGGGTGGTGGCCAGCCTGCTGCAACTGCGGGCGCCGCGCCGGCCCGACGTGCCGGCCGACATGGGTGGGATGTCGCTGCTGGGCGGCGGCCTGATCGCCGGCGACGCGCTGGCCGCCCTCGGGCTGGGCCTGGCCGGCCTGCTCGCCACCGTGTTCTGACGGCGCTCACAGGCGCAGCCAGGGCGTGCCGCTCTCGTGGGCCTCGGTCTGGCCGAGCAGGTGCAGGAACGAGTCGCACCACCAGTGCACGTCGGTGCGGCGGATCGTGGCCAGCATCGCCACGTGGCGCTCGCGCCGCTCCTCCACCGGCATCTGCAGCGCGACGTGGATGGCGGCGGCGGTGGCCTCGGTGTCGTACGGGTTGACCAGCAGCGCCTCTTTCAGCTGCTCGGCCGCGCCGGCGAAGCGCGACAGCACCAGCACGCCGGGGTCCTCGGGGTCCTGCGACGCGATGAACTCCTTGGCCACCAGGTTCATGCCGTCGCGCAGCGGCGTCACCAGCGCCACCCGGCTGGCCCGGTACAGCCCCGGCAGGCGCGAGCGCGCCACCGTGCGGTGCATGTAGCGCACCGGCATCCATTCGAGCTCGCCGTAGTTGCCGTTGATCGAGCCGCACAGGCTCTCGAGCTCGTGCAGGATGTCGGTGTAGGCGCTGACGTCCTCGCGGCTGGGCGAGGCGATCTGGATCAGCGTGGCGCTGTTGCGCGTGTCCGGGTACTTGGCCAGCAGCTCGCGGAAGGCGCGCATGCGCTGCGGCAGGCCCTTCGAGTAGTCGAGCCGGTCCACCCCCACCAGCAGCTTGCGGCGCGAGTACTCCCGGCGCATCCGCTCGTACATGTCGACCGCCTCGATCCCCTGGGTGAGCGCGTTGAACTCCTGCACGTCGATGCCGATCGGGAACGCGCCCGCCTGCAGGGTGCGGTTGAACACCCGCCAGCGCCCCTCGCCCAGGTCCTGCGCGTGGGCCTCGCTGCGGATGGTGTCGGTGAAGTGCTCCAGGTCGGCCCCGCTCTGGAAGCCCACCAGGTCGTAGGCGCACAGGCCCTTGACCAGCCAGTCGTGCCCCGGGATGGCGGCCAGGATCAGCGGCGGCGGCAGCGGGATGTGCAGGAAGTAGCCGATGCGCTGCTGGCAGCCGAGCGCGCGCAGTTCGGCCGCCAGCGGGATCAGGTGGTAGTCCTGCACCCACAGGATGTCGTCGGGCCGCAGCAGCGGCAGCAGCTGGCGCGCGAACAGCTGGTTCACGCGCCGGTAGCCCTCGATGTAGCCGGCATCGAAGTCGGCCAGGTCGAGCCGGTAGTGGAACACCGGCCACAGCACCCCGTTCGAGTAGCCGACGTAGAAGGCGTCGTAGTCGACGCGCGTCAGGTCCATGGTGGCCAGCGTGACCTGGCCGGCGTGGTGCATCCGCACCGGCTGCGGGCTGCCGGCCGGCCGGTCGACCAGCTTGCCGCTCCAGCCGAACCACAGCCCGCCGCTGTTGTTCAGCACCTCGCCCAGGGCCACCGCCAGCCCGCCGGCGGCGGTCTTGCGCGGGTCGGCGACGCGGTTGGAGACGACGACCAGGCGCGACATGGTTCAGCGTGGAGGGTGGGTGGTGGAGCGGGCGCGGGCCGGCGGGGCTGCCGCGCGCGCGGTGGGATGACCGGCGGCGGCCCTCAGATCACCGTGTCCCACGGCGTCGACAGGCGGACCGCGGCGTTGATCAGGCCGACCATGGAGTAGGTCTGCGGGAAGTTTCCCCACATCTCGCCGGTGGTGGCATGGGTGTCCTCGGACAGCAGGCCGAGCGGGTTGCGGCTCTTGAGCATGACCTCGAAGATCTCGCGCGCCTGCTCCTTGCGGCCGATGCGCGCCAGCGCGTCGATGCGCCAGAAGGTGCAGATGTTGAACGCCGTCTCCGGCTTGCCGAAATCGTCGGCCGCCTCGTAGCGGCGCATGTACGGGCCGTCGCACAGCGAGGCCTCGAGCGCGTCGACGGTGGCCACGAAGCGCGGGTCGCGCGGGTCAATGATGTTCACCTCCGCCATCAGCAGCGCGCTGGCATCGAGGTCGCGGCCGCCGAAGCTCTCGGCGAAGGCCTGGCGCTCCTCGCTCCACGATTCGTTGAGGATGCGCTCGCGGATGGTGGTGGCGCGCTCGGCCCAGTAGTTGGCGCGGTCCTTCAGGCCCAGCGCGACGGCCACCTTGGCCAGCCGGTCGCAGGCGGCCCAGCTCATGAGCGCCGACGAGGTGTGGATGCGCGCCCGCGTGCGCAGCTCCCACATGCCGGCGTCGGGTTCCGAGTAGACCCGGAACGCCTGCTCGCCCACCGCCTCGAGCGAGGCGAACTCGGTGCGCCCGGCGCGCTTGAGCAGCCGGTGGTCGTGGAAGGCCTGGGCGGCGCCCAGCACGATGTTGCCGTACACGTCGTGCTGGAAGTGCTCGGCCGCCTGGTTGCCCACGCGCACCGGCCCCATGCCGCGGTACCCGGGCAGGTGCTCCAGGATGGCCTCGCCCAGGTTCTCCTCCTGGCCGACGCCGTACAGCGGCTGGATGTGGCCGCCGCGCGAGCGCACCACCACGTTGTTGAGCCAGCGCAGGTACTCCTCCATGGTCGCCACTTCGGAGATGCTGTTGAGCGCGCGCACGACGAAGAACGCGTCGCGCAACCAGCAGTAGCGGTAGTCCCAGTTGCGCCCGCTGTTGGCCGCCTCGGGGATGCTGGTGGTCATCGCCGCCACGATGGCGCCGGTGTCCTCGAACAGCGACAGCTTGAGCGTGATGGCGGCCCGGATCACCGCGTCCTGCCACTCCAGCGGCACCGCCAGCGCGCGCGACCAGTTGCGCCAGTAGGACGCCGTGTCCTGCTCGAAGGCGCGCGCGGTGTCCTCGATGCCGCCGGTGAGCGTTTCGTCCGGCCCGAGGATGAAGTTCAGCGGCCGGTCGACCACGAAGAAGGTCTCGGACAGGATGTAGTCGATCGGCGCGTCGGTGTTGACGCGCAGCGTCTGCTGCGAGCCGACGTAGCGCAGGTGGGTGCTGCCGCGGGTGATGTGCGGCACCTCGCGGCCCCAGTCGAAGCGCGGCCGCAGCACCACCCGCATGCGCGGCGTGCCGCCCAGCACCCGCACGCGGCGGATCATGGTCAGCGGCCGGAAGGTGCGGCCGCGGCTCCAGAAGCGCGGCGCGAAGTCGGTGATCTCGATGCCCTGGCCCTGGCGGTCGTACAGCCGTGTGCGCAGGATGGCGGTATTGGGCTCGTACTGGTGCTCGCTGCGCGCGAAGTCCTCCAGCTCGAAGGCCCACAGGCTGCCGTTCTCGCTCGGGTCGAGCAGGCCGTTGAACACCGGATCGCTGTCGAAGCGCGGCAGGCAGCACCAGACGATGTTGCCGCGCTCGTCGACCAGGGCGCTGTACGCGCAGTTGCCGATGATGCCGAGGTTGAGGTTCTGGACCGAGGTGTTGGCTTTCATGCCCTTGCCCTTGCCGTGGCCTTGGTGGCCATGGCGGTATCGAATGCTTGGCGCAGTGCGCCGGGATCGGCCAGACGCTGGTGGGCGATGGTGGGGCCTTCCCCCACCTTCACGCCCAGTCCGCCGAGGCGCTGGACGGCGGAAAAACCCGCCTCGTCGGTGACGTCGTCGCCGATGAACACCGGCACGCGGCCGGCATACGGTGGCTCGTTGAGGAAGGCCTCGATGGCCAGGCCCTTGCTCGCGCCCCCCGGCTTGGCCTCCACCACCATCTTGCCGCGCAGCAGCGTCAGCCCGGGCGAGCGGTCGATCGCATCCTGCATGGTGGCCAGGCAGACGGCTTCGAGCTCCGGCGCGCGCCGGTAGTGGACGGCGATCGAGGCCTGTTTGTGTTCGATCAGCAGCGCCGGATGGGCGGCGCCCAGCGCCATCGCTGCCGCTTCGACGGCCTGCAGGGGATGGGCGGCGGCGCGCACCAGCACGTCGGCGGCGGTCCGGCGCTCGACGCCGTGGATGCCGGCGGTGGGCAGGCGCAGCGGCGCCAGGAACTCGTCGATCTCGGCGATCGGGCGGCCGCTCACCACCGCGACCGCGCCGCCGAGGTATTGGTGCAGGGCGCCGAGCGTGGGCACCAGGCTGGAGTGAACGGTCACCGCGCCGGGTTCCGGTGCGATGTCGACCAGCGTGCCGTCGAAATCCAGGAAGAGGGCGCAGGCGGGACTGAGCAGGTCCACGAAATTCATGGGCGCCAACCGTACCACCGCACCCAGCCCGGCGGCGGGTCCCGCAGCCGCCGCCACGCGTAGGAGGCGTCCTACGCCAGGGCGAGACGGGGCAGAAAGAGTTGGACCAAGGTCCGATTCCGGGCCCGGCCGGGCTCCACTACGGTCGGGGACCCACCTAGAAGGAGATCGACATGATCCTGGTCCATCGGCGCACGGCCTTGGCGGCTTGCGCGGCAGTGTGCGGCGGGGCGTGGCTCCCCTCGGCCCGGGCCGACGAGTACGACGAGGCCCTTGCCACTTTCAAGAAGGCCGAGGAAACCGGCAAGTTCTTCGCCAACGCGCAGGGCTACGCGCTCTTTCCCAAGATCCTGAAGGGCGCCATCGGCATCGGCGGCGCGCGCGGCGACGGCCGCGTCTACGAGAAGGGCAAGTTGATCGGCGATTCGACCATGACCCAGGTCTCGATCGGCTTCCAGCTCGGTGGCGAGGGCTTCTCGGAATTGATCTTCTTCGAGAACAAGGCCGCCCTGGACAAGTTCACGGCCGGCGACTTCGAGTTCAGCGCGGGCGCGTCCGCGGTGGCGCTCACGGCCGGCGCCGGCGCCAAGGCCGGCACCACCGGCGCCGGGGCCGGGGCCAGCATCACCAAGGAGAAGGCCGCCGCCGCAGCGGCCTACAACAACGGCATGGCGGTGTTCACCATCGTGCGCGGCGGCCTGATGTACGAGGTGTCGCTGGCCGGCCAGAAGTACTCGTTCAAGAAGCGCTGAGGGCGTCGCGCCGGGCGCCGGGCGGGGCTGGGCGATACTCGTTTCCCCTTGTGCACGGGCCGGCCCACCGGCAGGCCGGCCGCGACCGCCTTCACGCCCACTGCCCATGGACTACGCGCGCTACCAGACCCTCGCCATCAGCCGCCGCGGCCCCGGCGGCGCCGTCCTCGACATCCAGATGCGGGCGGCCAACGGCAAGCTGCCGACGGCCGGCCACGACGGCCACCGCGAGCTGGCCGAGATCTGGCGCGACGTCGGCGCCGACGCCAGCGTGCGCTGCGCCGTGCTGCGCGGCGAGGGCCAGGGCTTCTCCGGCGGCGGCGACCTGTCGCTGGTGCAGGACATGGCGGACGACTTCGAGGTGCGCAGCCGGGTCTGGAAGGAAGCGCGCGACCTGGTCTACAACGTCATCAACTGCGACAAGCCGATCGTCAGCGCGCTGCATGGCCCGGCCGTCGGTGCCGGGCTGGTCGCCGGCCTGCTGGCCGACATCCCGATCGCGGCCCGCAGCGCGAAGATCGTCGACGGCCACACCCGCCTGGGCGTGGCGGCGGGCGACCATGCGGCCATCGTCTGGCCGCTGCTGTGCGGCATGGCCAAGGCCAAGTACCACCTGCTGCTGTGCGAACCGGTCAGCGGCGAGGAAGCCGAGCGCATCGGCCTGGTGGCGCTGGCGGTGGACGACGACCAGCTGCTGCCCAAGGCCTACGAGGTGGCCGACCGGCTGGCCAACGGCAGCCAGAGCGCGATCCGCTGGACCAAGTACGCGCTCAACAACTGGCTGCGCCAGGCCGGGCCCGCCTTCGACGCCTCGCTTGCCCTGGAATTCATGGGATTCGCCGGCCCGGACGTGCGCGAGGGCGTGGCCTCGCTGCGCGAGCGCCGGCCACCGCGCTTCCCCGGCGGTTGAGCTGGCCGGCGCGCGGCCGGCAAAAAAAAATAGCTGGCGTTGATCGAACTGGGGATGGCGGCGCCGGCGCGACGGTGGCCATAATCCGCGCCATGGACCGCCTGCGCCAGACCCGCTACCTCGCCCGCCTCGTGCTGGCCTGGTTCGCGCTGGCCGTGGGCGTGGCCATCGCCTCCCCGGTCGTCAACCCGCAGGGTGTCCAGCTCATCTGCAGCGGCGCCGGCGGCATGACCCTGAAGACGCTGGCCGGCGACGACGGCACGCCGGCCGTCCAGCACACGCTCGACTGCCCGCTGTGCGCGGCGGTCGCGCCGCCGCCGCCGGCGGTCAACGCCGCGCCGCTGGCGCTGCCGCTCGGCCACGTGGTCCAGTCCATCCCGGCCGCGCGCCATGCCGCGCGAATCGCCGCCCCCCTGCCCGCGCGCGGGCCACCGTCGCTCTCCTGATCGCCTGAACCGTTCCGCGGGGCCGCCGTGCCGCCGCGGCTTCCCGTTCGTTCGTTCAAGGAGTGCGCACCATGCGCCCCACCCGTCTTGCCCTGGCGCTGGCCCTGGGCTTCCCGTGCACGCAGGCGCCCGCCCAGGAGGCGCCGGCCAAGGCGCTCGGCATGGTCACCATCAACGGCGGCCAGCCGACCTCGCTGCCGACCCAGATCCCCGCCACCATGGAGGGGATGGACCGCGAGCAGATCGAGCGGTCCATCAACGCCACCGACAGCGCCGACGTCCTCAAGTACTTCCCCAGCCTGCTGGTGCGCAAGCGCTACCCGGGCGACTTCAACCATGCCATCCTGTCCAGCCGGGCCTCGGGCACCGGCAACAGCGCCCGCTCGCTGGTCTATGCCGACGGCATCCTGCTGTCCAACCTGCTGGGCAATGGCGTCGGCGGCCTGTCGTTCCCGCCCCGCTGGGGCCTGGTGACGCCGGAGGAGATCGACCGGGTCGACGTCATGTACGGGCCGTTCTCGGCCGCCTACCCGGGCAACTCGGTCGGCGCAGTGGTCGACTACACCACGCGGATGCCGACCCGGCTCGAGGGCCACGCCAAGCTGGGCTATTCGCTGCAGCCCTTCCAGCTCTACGGCACCGACGCCAGCTACCGCACCTGGCACGCCAATGCCTCGCTGGGCAGCCGGGCCGGTGACTGGAGCTGGTGGCTGGCCGCCGACCGCGGCGACGCCGAGAGCCAGCCGCTCACCTTCGCCACCCGGCTGGTGAGCACCGGCACGCCGGTCGGCGCCGGCGTGCCGGTCACCGGCGCCGTGCCGGACCGCAACAACGCCAACCAGCCCTGGTACATCCTGGGCGCCAGCACCCAGTACCACACGGTGCAGGACCACGTGAAGGCCAAGGTCGCCTACGACTTCCCGCAGCAGGTGCGGGCCAGCTACACGCTCGGCTGGTGGCAGAACTCGGCCCAGGGCAACTCGGCCAGCTATCTGCGCAACAGCGCCGGCGCGCCGGTGACCAGCGGGCCGATCAGCATCGGCGGCTCGACCTTCGCGCCCGTGACCGGCGCCGACCTGCCGCTGCTGGACGAGAGCGCCACCCACTGGATCCACGGCTTCTCGGTGCGCAGCCGCACCCAGGGCGTGTTCGACTGGGAGGCGACGGCCAGCCTGTACGACTACGCGCGCGACCTGAAGCGGCAGACCGCCGTGACCAACACGCTGCCGGGCGCGGCCAGCGGCGGCCCCGGGACGGTCGCCGACGGCAGCGGCACCGGCTGGTCGACGCTGGCCCTGCGCGGCACCTGGCGGCCGGCGGGCATGAAGGGCCCGCACATCGTCGAGGGCGGGGTGCAGCAGGACGACTACAAGCTGTCCTACCGCACCTCGACGATCACGGGCAACTGGCTGGCCGACCCGGGCGGCGCCCTGGCCAGCGACGTCGGCGGCCGCACCCGCCTGCGCAGCCTGTGGGGCCAGGATGCCTGGGCCTTCGCACCGGACTGGAAGGCGGTGCTGGGCGCCCGGGCGGAGCGCTGGTCGGCCTACTCGGGCTTCACCACCATCACCGCGGCGCCGGCGGTGAACACGGCCTGGCCGGAGCGCACCGAGAGCCACCTGTCGCCCAAGCTCGCCGTGTCCTGGCAGACCCGGTCCGACCTGGTGCTCAAGGCGGCGGCCGGGCGGGCGGTGCGCTTTCCCACGGTGGCCGAGTTGTACGGCGCCACCTCCACCACCAACTCGGCGTTCATCAACGACCCCAACCTGCGGCCCGAGCGCTCGTGGACCGGCGAGCTCACCGCCGAGAAGGACGTGGGCAACGGGGTCGCCCGGGCCACGCTGTTCTACGAGGACACGCACGACGCGCTGTACACCCAGACCACGTTCGACACCGTGGCCAACCGCAACGTGAGCCGGGTGCAGAACGTCGGCCGCATCGTCACCAAGGGCATCGAGCTGGCCTGGAACGGCGCCGACGTGGTCTGGCGCGGCCTGGACCTGCAGGCCAGCCTGACCTGGGCCGACTCGCGCATCAAGGAGAACGCCGGCTTCGTCACCGTGCCCGGCGACACCATCGGCAAGCGCCAGCCCAACGTGCCCGAGCTTCGCGCCTCCGGCCTGGCCAGCTGGCACTGGAGCGAGCGCTGGACGACCTCGGTGGGGGCGCGCTACAGCGGCACCCAGTACCGCACCCTGGACAACAGCGACGTCAACGGCAACACCTACATGGGCGTGAGCCCCTTCTTCGTCGTCGACGTGCGCGCCCGGGTGCAGATCGACAAGACGTTCAGCGCGGCGTTCGGCATCGACAACCTGAACAACCGCACCTACTGGAATTTCCACCCCTACCCGCAACGAACCTACTTCGCGGAAGTGAGAGCCGACCTATGAACCACCACCTCCTCTCCCCCCTCGCCCTGGTCCTGGGACTGGGCCTGGCCTCGTCGGCCGGCGCGCACGTCGTGCTCGAATACCAGGTCGCGCCGGCCGACAGTGCGTACAAGGCGACCTTCAAGGTCGGCCACGGCTGCGGCAGCGCGGCGACCCGCCAGGTCAGCGTGGCCATCCCGGCCGGCGTGGCCGGCGCGCGCCCCATGCCCAAGCCGGGCTGGACGGTGGAGATCCAGCGCGAGAAGCTGGCCCAGCCCTTCACCAGCCACGGCCGCACCGTCACCGAGGACGTGACCCGCATCACCTGGACCGCGCGCAGCGCGGCCGACGCCTTGCCGAGCGACCAGTACGACGAGTTCGTGCTGGTGGCCCAGCTGCCGGGGCGCGCCGGGCCGCTGTATTGGCCCCTCAGCCAGGTGTGCGATCCGGGCCGCCTGGACTGGGTCGAGGTGCCCAAGCCGGGACAATCGATCGCCGACCTCAAGAGCCCCGCCGCGGTGCTCGAAGTGCTGCCCGCCGCCGGCGCCAGCAGCCACCGCCACTGACCCCATCGGAGCGCCACCATGACCAAGACCCGACCTTTCCTCGCCGCCGCCCTGCTGCTGGCCGCCGGTGCCGCCTTCGCCCAGGCCGCCGCGCCCGTCACCGCGCAACTGCCCTGGGCCCGCCCCACGGTGCAGGGCCAGCGCAGCGGCGGCGTGTACGTGACGCTGACCGCTTCCGAGCCGGTCACGCTGGTGGGCGCCGCGACGCCGATCGCCGGCACCGCCGAGGTCCACGAGATGAAGCTCGAGGGCGACGTGATGCGCATGCGCGCGCTCGAGCGGCTGGAGCTGCCGGCCGGCAAGGCGGTGGAACTCAAGCCCGGCGGCAACCACCTGATGCTGCAGGAGCTCAAGGCGCCGCTGCAGGCCGGCACCAGCATCCCGCTGACGCTGACCTTCCGCACCGCCCGTGGCGAGCAGCGGCAGCTGGCGCTGCAGGTGCCGGTGTCGGCCACCCCGCCCAAGGAGCTGGGCGCCGCGGCGGCGGCCGGCGCGCACAAGCACTGACGCGGCGGCCGGCGTCGCCGGTCACCCTTTCTTGCGCATTGGGCGCGCGCACGCCATGCCCGGCCGCGCGGCGGGCTGCTAAGCTGCAGCAAACTTTCAGAGGCAGCCCCATGAGCGACTCCCAGCATGTCGGCTTCGGCAAGTTCGTCCCGGGCTTCGACTTCCTGCAGAACCTGGCGCAGGGCGCCAGCAAGGCCATCCCGCAGATGCCCAGCCTGTCG
This genomic window from Ramlibacter pinisoli contains:
- a CDS encoding copper chaperone PCu(A)C, with the translated sequence MTKTRPFLAAALLLAAGAAFAQAAAPVTAQLPWARPTVQGQRSGGVYVTLTASEPVTLVGAATPIAGTAEVHEMKLEGDVMRMRALERLELPAGKAVELKPGGNHLMLQELKAPLQAGTSIPLTLTFRTARGEQRQLALQVPVSATPPKELGAAAAAGAHKH
- a CDS encoding YcnI family protein, yielding MNHHLLSPLALVLGLGLASSAGAHVVLEYQVAPADSAYKATFKVGHGCGSAATRQVSVAIPAGVAGARPMPKPGWTVEIQREKLAQPFTSHGRTVTEDVTRITWTARSAADALPSDQYDEFVLVAQLPGRAGPLYWPLSQVCDPGRLDWVEVPKPGQSIADLKSPAAVLEVLPAAGASSHRH
- a CDS encoding DUF2946 family protein; translation: MDRLRQTRYLARLVLAWFALAVGVAIASPVVNPQGVQLICSGAGGMTLKTLAGDDGTPAVQHTLDCPLCAAVAPPPPAVNAAPLALPLGHVVQSIPAARHAARIAAPLPARGPPSLS
- a CDS encoding alpha,alpha-trehalose-phosphate synthase (UDP-forming), which translates into the protein MSRLVVVSNRVADPRKTAAGGLAVALGEVLNNSGGLWFGWSGKLVDRPAGSPQPVRMHHAGQVTLATMDLTRVDYDAFYVGYSNGVLWPVFHYRLDLADFDAGYIEGYRRVNQLFARQLLPLLRPDDILWVQDYHLIPLAAELRALGCQQRIGYFLHIPLPPPLILAAIPGHDWLVKGLCAYDLVGFQSGADLEHFTDTIRSEAHAQDLGEGRWRVFNRTLQAGAFPIGIDVQEFNALTQGIEAVDMYERMRREYSRRKLLVGVDRLDYSKGLPQRMRAFRELLAKYPDTRNSATLIQIASPSREDVSAYTDILHELESLCGSINGNYGELEWMPVRYMHRTVARSRLPGLYRASRVALVTPLRDGMNLVAKEFIASQDPEDPGVLVLSRFAGAAEQLKEALLVNPYDTEATAAAIHVALQMPVEERRERHVAMLATIRRTDVHWWCDSFLHLLGQTEAHESGTPWLRL
- a CDS encoding YSC84-related protein, whose protein sequence is MILVHRRTALAACAAVCGGAWLPSARADEYDEALATFKKAEETGKFFANAQGYALFPKILKGAIGIGGARGDGRVYEKGKLIGDSTMTQVSIGFQLGGEGFSELIFFENKAALDKFTAGDFEFSAGASAVALTAGAGAKAGTTGAGAGASITKEKAAAAAAYNNGMAVFTIVRGGLMYEVSLAGQKYSFKKR
- the otsB gene encoding trehalose-phosphatase, encoding MNFVDLLSPACALFLDFDGTLVDIAPEPGAVTVHSSLVPTLGALHQYLGGAVAVVSGRPIAEIDEFLAPLRLPTAGIHGVERRTAADVLVRAAAHPLQAVEAAAMALGAAHPALLIEHKQASIAVHYRRAPELEAVCLATMQDAIDRSPGLTLLRGKMVVEAKPGGASKGLAIEAFLNEPPYAGRVPVFIGDDVTDEAGFSAVQRLGGLGVKVGEGPTIAHQRLADPGALRQAFDTAMATKATARARA
- a CDS encoding enoyl-CoA hydratase/isomerase family protein produces the protein MDYARYQTLAISRRGPGGAVLDIQMRAANGKLPTAGHDGHRELAEIWRDVGADASVRCAVLRGEGQGFSGGGDLSLVQDMADDFEVRSRVWKEARDLVYNVINCDKPIVSALHGPAVGAGLVAGLLADIPIAARSAKIVDGHTRLGVAAGDHAAIVWPLLCGMAKAKYHLLLCEPVSGEEAERIGLVALAVDDDQLLPKAYEVADRLANGSQSAIRWTKYALNNWLRQAGPAFDASLALEFMGFAGPDVREGVASLRERRPPRFPGG
- a CDS encoding glycoside hydrolase family 15 protein; its protein translation is MKANTSVQNLNLGIIGNCAYSALVDERGNIVWCCLPRFDSDPVFNGLLDPSENGSLWAFELEDFARSEHQYEPNTAILRTRLYDRQGQGIEITDFAPRFWSRGRTFRPLTMIRRVRVLGGTPRMRVVLRPRFDWGREVPHITRGSTHLRYVGSQQTLRVNTDAPIDYILSETFFVVDRPLNFILGPDETLTGGIEDTARAFEQDTASYWRNWSRALAVPLEWQDAVIRAAITLKLSLFEDTGAIVAAMTTSIPEAANSGRNWDYRYCWLRDAFFVVRALNSISEVATMEEYLRWLNNVVVRSRGGHIQPLYGVGQEENLGEAILEHLPGYRGMGPVRVGNQAAEHFQHDVYGNIVLGAAQAFHDHRLLKRAGRTEFASLEAVGEQAFRVYSEPDAGMWELRTRARIHTSSALMSWAACDRLAKVAVALGLKDRANYWAERATTIRERILNESWSEERQAFAESFGGRDLDASALLMAEVNIIDPRDPRFVATVDALEASLCDGPYMRRYEAADDFGKPETAFNICTFWRIDALARIGRKEQAREIFEVMLKSRNPLGLLSEDTHATTGEMWGNFPQTYSMVGLINAAVRLSTPWDTVI
- a CDS encoding TonB-dependent receptor produces the protein MRPTRLALALALGFPCTQAPAQEAPAKALGMVTINGGQPTSLPTQIPATMEGMDREQIERSINATDSADVLKYFPSLLVRKRYPGDFNHAILSSRASGTGNSARSLVYADGILLSNLLGNGVGGLSFPPRWGLVTPEEIDRVDVMYGPFSAAYPGNSVGAVVDYTTRMPTRLEGHAKLGYSLQPFQLYGTDASYRTWHANASLGSRAGDWSWWLAADRGDAESQPLTFATRLVSTGTPVGAGVPVTGAVPDRNNANQPWYILGASTQYHTVQDHVKAKVAYDFPQQVRASYTLGWWQNSAQGNSASYLRNSAGAPVTSGPISIGGSTFAPVTGADLPLLDESATHWIHGFSVRSRTQGVFDWEATASLYDYARDLKRQTAVTNTLPGAASGGPGTVADGSGTGWSTLALRGTWRPAGMKGPHIVEGGVQQDDYKLSYRTSTITGNWLADPGGALASDVGGRTRLRSLWGQDAWAFAPDWKAVLGARAERWSAYSGFTTITAAPAVNTAWPERTESHLSPKLAVSWQTRSDLVLKAAAGRAVRFPTVAELYGATSTTNSAFINDPNLRPERSWTGELTAEKDVGNGVARATLFYEDTHDALYTQTTFDTVANRNVSRVQNVGRIVTKGIELAWNGADVVWRGLDLQASLTWADSRIKENAGFVTVPGDTIGKRQPNVPELRASGLASWHWSERWTTSVGARYSGTQYRTLDNSDVNGNTYMGVSPFFVVDVRARVQIDKTFSAAFGIDNLNNRTYWNFHPYPQRTYFAEVRADL